The proteins below are encoded in one region of Cololabis saira isolate AMF1-May2022 chromosome 13, fColSai1.1, whole genome shotgun sequence:
- the insl5a gene encoding insulin-like 5a, with the protein MRVLVVLPLLLCAVASVHQARAEVKTVKLCGREFLRAVVYTCGGSRWRRFFTEPDMNGEQSSLESLSSLGSDWAKRDINNILTTMCCQVGCRKSDLTYLC; encoded by the exons ATGCGTGTCCTGGTGGTTTTGCCGTTACTCTTGTGCGCGGTGGCGAGTGTGCACCAGGCGAGGGCAGAGGTGAAGACGGTGAAGCTGTGCGGGCGAGAGTTCCTGAGGGCCGTCGTCTACACCTGCGGAGGCTCCCGCTGGAGGAGGTTCTTCACCGAACCAGACATGAACG GTGAGCAGAGCAGCTTGGAGAGCCTCAGCAGCCTGGGCTCGGACTGGGCTAAACGGGACATTAACAACATCCTGACCACCATGTGCTGTCAGGTGGGCTGCAGAAAGAGTGACCTCACATATCTCTGCTGA